In Streptomyces sannanensis, the DNA window AACACCACGGTCAGCTGCGAGCTGCACCTGCGCCTCGTTGTATCGAGCGAGTCCTCACTGCCTGTACCCGCGGGCCTGCGGTATGACACGGCCGACCCCTACGCCGTTCATGCCACCTTCCACACCGGAGCCGAGGAGACCGTCGAGTGGGTGTTCGCCCGCGACCTCCTCGCAGAGGGGCTGCACCGGCCCACCGGTACCGGCGACGTCAGAGTCTGGCCGTCACGCAGCCACGGTCAGGGCGTTGTCTGCATCGCCCTCAGCTCCCCGGAAGGCGAGGCACTGCTCGAAGCCCCGGCGAGGGCTCTGGAGTCGTTCCTGAAGCGGACCGATGCCGCCGTGCCCCCGGGCACGGAGCACCGCCACTTCGATCTCGACACGGAACTCTCGCACATCCTGGCGGAAAGCTGAGCCAGGCCGAGAGCCGTACGGCGCCGTCC includes these proteins:
- a CDS encoding SsgA family sporulation/cell division regulator; translated protein: MNTTVSCELHLRLVVSSESSLPVPAGLRYDTADPYAVHATFHTGAEETVEWVFARDLLAEGLHRPTGTGDVRVWPSRSHGQGVVCIALSSPEGEALLEAPARALESFLKRTDAAVPPGTEHRHFDLDTELSHILAES